GGTGTGGTGGAGGGGTGGAGAGTTACTTATTTCTCAAGATTAAATCTAAGTCTAACTAGCCTCAAATGTAGATCCCcctttttgttttcccTATAAATATGTAAATACCTCAACACACCATCTCTAGCACCTATTTATAGATATATTTATGTATTGCTCGTAAATTAAAGTTAAAGTGGTTATGATCAATACGttatcttttgtttttttgaaatatgcGTATACGTATATGTAAACTCATCTTCATATCTTCTTATGTTTCGTTTCATAAATATCTCAATACTTTGGAATAATCGAAACAAAAACCATGTGTAACAATTGCAAGTAGACCTAGAATCAAAAGCCCTCCCTAAAACACAAAATTTAATAGTCTAAATCTCCAAAGTCCTCACAAGAcgcaaaaaaataaaaagaataacCATACAActctttgtctttttttacTTACATTATGTGATAATACAGCTACGGCTATTATTACGTTAATGTCAATTACGgattaatttattgaatcaagATGACATAAGCGAAGCGAGAGAAAAAGATACTACTTTGACGAAGAAAGAGAGGATTATAAATGCTCAATATTGACCCTGGTGGTGAAAATGACAATGAAAATGACTCTACAATGTGGACAACTGTCTTCCTTCTTTCCTTctttccttctttctttcattgTCTATTTCCTTTATGGCCTTATAATTACAGGACAATATAGTTTCTTGAAACTTATCATAACAAGCGGAGGATAAATTTTGGTTTGCTTGTTAGTTGTTTTATTTAGTGTCTATATTGTATTCAAAGCCTAATGTTGATTagtaatttcttttcttttttttcaactacTACTCGAGGTTTTAAACAGATTAGATCTTACACACACAATCAGTTAAATTGTTATTtgcaaaacaataaatcaaaacaacTAAATATGAGATTGATAATTagttaaaaagaaagaaagaaatggTAAAACTTTTAGCTGTTCTTGCTATTAAAATAAGTTactaatttcaaacaaagaaactaaaaccttgatttgaaaataagcTCGTAACAAAAGGAGAGAGAGGGATGGGCTGATTCTAGTTGCAACTTATCATTACAAACTTTAGCCCCACTTTCCAAGACCCTTTTCTAGACCCATCATAATAGTGTTATATTACCTTTTGTATATAGTATTGattgactttttttttgggggaGGGGATTCATTGTAACataatttcatttggttttatctttattttcaagAAACGCCTTATTCAATCTATTAAACTCAACTACTATGAATCTAGATTGtgttttattgtttttgaacaaaataTCTAAAGAATAGTAAGACTTTAACTAATTCATATATaagaaatatatttattaatttgaGCTTTGCAGttaattaagaaaaaaaaaagtttatcactaaaactaaaacacATTACTACTAGAATCAGAAACATTCgtattatcttttttttttttttttgtatcCTTCTGAGGTATAAACTTTATATGTTTTCTAGTTGGAATATGGAATTGGGTATACATAATAATGCTGATATGTTTACTTATGTCTCTACTTTTTACATTACAAAACCACAATTGAAATCACTTAACAATAACTAGATCAATTCAGtgattataattatatctATATCTATATTTTAGTAAGAAAGGAAATATAGATATTCAACATGTCAActtcaaaatatatttgaCGCGCAACACTTAATTTCAtagtattagtagtagtaggTAGTAGTAGTGCCCAGATTATTCAATACagtaattatttttttatttggtcTCAATAGGTTTTGTGTGTGATGCTTAAATGATGAGCAAATTCTTGAGTAATTTTTAGTAACTTGTATTTTAgtatgttgttgttattattacacaattaattattgtGATATTTCTGTTAAATTAGTCCTGGATTCCAAATGGACACAATCTATCatatcaaaattaatttaacgAAATAGACAATAAgtattctttctttttttttttttgttactagttttttcaatttgacaAGCGAAGTTACGAATggaaaatattaatttcatatttcaattcatatGCGGTTGTTGTGAGGTATACTTAAAAggaattttaaattattatttttcttgtattTTTAAAACCCATGATGAGACGcgtattattattgttggataaattattaatatttgtCAATTATAAACGTTAACAAAGTTGACAAGGTTCTAGATTTGTGTTATGACTTACTTTACCAAAGTTTTGTAAGAAAGGATCAAGGTTTTTGTCTCTTTCCGAAATAAGGGTAAATTCATGAAGAgccccttttttttttgatttatgaTCTAGACGTGTTTAGtcgctttttttttttcattttaatAAGAAAAACTCGTATCTACTAactaaatttattaactttttttttacaaaacATTGTGGAAAAGCTTGTGGAGAAGTAACTTTGCCAGACATAGAGAAAAGAGTTTTTCACCATATACTCTGCACATTTTACTAATTATGTGGAGCTGTAAAAATACTGAACGTTAATTTCAGTAAACAGCTactttttaaaaaagaattgaccCTATTTGGAATAGatcataattttttatGGTCAATTATGTTTCAGTAGTTTTATCTTTGTTGTATTGGAATACAAAAAAAGCTTGTAAAGTCGTAATATGAAACATGCCTATTATCTTGTATCTGTTTGTTAGACGTGTGAAGATAAGTACTTGATAATGCTCAATATAATACTTTACAGTCATTCCTCATCTACACTTCGGAAAAAAGGCAAACGMAAAAAAATAGTCTACTAAACAATTACTAAGTAATCTTTTCTTATTACAAAAATCATTGTTTGGAAACATTGGCAATTCTACTTACCCTTAAAGATTGACCAACAACCCAGAAACTTTCTTTCMAACAACTTTTCAATCTCCAAAACAGAACTAAAATCCACacaattgtttgttttcttttttctttttctttcataaTGACAAAATCtgaatttcaaattcaaaaaatatctCCCAACATATCCCTAATAGGACAATTGGTCGACAACCACACAAGATGTACTCATTATCATACTAAACTAGATATCATTGCtataaaattcaaatgttGTAACAATTATTATCCATGCTTTAAATGCCATCAAGAATCAACTAACCATGAACCAGACCGATTCGATAAAAATGACAATACAACCAAGGCTGTACTTTGTGGTAACTGTGTGAATGAATTAACCGTTACAGAATACCTCAATTGTGGCTATACATGTACTTATTGTGGTGGACAATTCAACCCTGGTTGTTCCTTACATTATGAAATatatttcaacaattaatgATCACTGAAATTGcgaaaaaagaaatgagTTTAAAGCTGAGTTGATTCACagtcattatttttttttttctttggtgCTAACTAACTAGTCCTTGAGGTCATTTACACACCCACCCAATCATAGTAGCCCGCAGTTTATTACTAATCATGCCAATATTTCCCACTGCGACACAATAGGGTCAcgcaccaccaccaccgccagtaatactactactactaccacccCGACTGTGCTCTCCGCGACAATATCTTGGCGGCAACAATTTAAGCTGTgtttaaaatttgaatgCGCCTcccttttattttttctatACGGCAccatttatatatttaagTTTTTCTTACTCCCTCCTCCTCCCCCACTCCTTTTCCTTATTTCCcaaatcaaccaattattctttttcttactCTTTATTTGCTCAATTAATcttaatcaattcatttatcTTATTATATTCAATCATATCAGAACctttttataattatcaataatgtCGACTTCACCAAAACTTTCAGAAATTACCATTCCTAAAACCTCATTAATcatatcaaatttaaacaaGGAAGATTTTGTCAAACCATCTTCTTCTCAAGATTCACAATCCACCAAATTAATTTCTAAAAACTTAGCACTTGttgatcaaatcaaattgaaagtcttgaattttgaagatgataTTGCATCTCATATCAGTCATTGGTCAAATCTCCCATTTTTAAGTCGAGTTATTGTGATTTTCCAAAACGAAACAACagcaaagaaaatatttgaatttttaacTAAAGAATTGGctaaatttgatgatcATTATTCATATATTAAAATCCATTTACAAGAGAATCTTTTACAAAAGAGTAAATCATCAGATAATTTACATGATTGTCAAAATGAGAAATTAAATGTCACTAAAAGTTTAAACAATTTCAGAAATTTCCATAATGATCCTAAAAATGAATTCACTAGTGAATATGTGGAACCAGAACCTGCTAAATTTAATGTATATAATGATTTGGCTAATTTGGGAATAGATTTGTCTCAATATAATAGTGCTGAACAACTcgaagaattgaaacaacTGCAACAAGACCAAAACCAAgatcaaaaccaaaaagaagTTAAAAATAGCAGGGATGGTAACTCACATCTGAATACCAACTCATTGCCAGTGCAATTGGGTCGTAGGAAATCAACTACAAAGACTTTATTTAAACCTGAATTAAAGTTGAATACTACTGCCAAGCCTGGTCTCcttaatgaaaaacaaaaagaacaaGATTTTGTATCGTCCCCTACAATCACTTTAGATGAAACATTTTGAATTAACCTACatatatttgtttgttactagctatatatatatacatatcTTTATCTACATATATAGGAACAGTTATAACTTgttatcattaataatatattattagGTCGTGTCTCGTGGggtaaatattttttttttattattatctcTCTGGTCTCTCTCTGTCTTTTTTGTTCCAACGAAATTTGAAAGTGTTGAATTTCAACGTTGCACATAAAAACTAATCACTACTTCCAAAACCAAACTTCTAACGATCACGAACACCGAAATAATATGAAGTGGGTCAA
The Candida albicans SC5314 chromosome 7, complete sequence genome window above contains:
- a CDS encoding uncharacterized protein (Ortholog(s) have zinc ion binding activity, role in protein import into mitochondrial intermembrane space and cytosol, mitochondrial intermembrane space, nucleus localization), translating into MTKSEFQIQKISPNISLIGQLVDNHTRCTHYHTKLDIIAIKFKCCNNYYPCFKCHQESTNHEPDRFDKNDNTTKAVLCGNCVNELTVTEYLNCGYTCTYCGGQFNPGCSLHYEIYFNN
- a CDS encoding uncharacterized protein (Regulator of calcineurin; regulated by calcineurin-Crz1 pathway; feedback regulator of calcineurin-dependent signaling; Hap43-repressed; induced by ketoconazole, hypoxia, during growth in the mouse cecum; Spider biofilm induced) gives rise to the protein MSTSPKLSEITIPKTSLIISNLNKEDFVKPSSSQDSQSTKLISKNLALVDQIKLKVLNFEDDIASHISHWSNLPFLSRVIVIFQNETTAKKIFEFLTKELAKFDDHYSYIKIHLQENLLQKSKSSDNLHDCQNEKLNVTKSLNNFRNFHNDPKNEFTSEYVEPEPAKFNVYNDLANLGIDLSQYNSAEQLEELKQSQQDQNQDQNQKEVKNSRDGNSHSNTNSLPVQLGRRKSTTKTLFKPELKLNTTAKPGLLNEKQKEQDFVSSPTITLDETF